A portion of the Lolium rigidum isolate FL_2022 chromosome 1, APGP_CSIRO_Lrig_0.1, whole genome shotgun sequence genome contains these proteins:
- the LOC124681575 gene encoding probable carboxylesterase 2 translates to MAAVPTAPPPASADDEIVYESMPCIRIYKNRVERYFGSEFVAASTDSATGVVSRDRTISPQVSARLYLPRLHADAAKLPVLVYYHGGGFCLGSAFNPTFHAYFNNFAALANVLVVSVEYRLAPEHPVPAAYADSWEALAWAVSHVAGAGAGDEPWLADHADFSRLYLGGESAGANIAHHVAMRAGAEGLPHGAKIHGLVMIHPYFLGTNKVGSDDLDATARESLGSLWRVMCPATTGEDDPLINPFVHGAPGLDALACGRVLVCIGEGDVLRDRGRLYYDRLTASGWSGEAEIWQAPGKGHTFHLLEPLCDEAVAQDKVISEFLNR, encoded by the coding sequence ATGGCCGCCGTACCCACCGCGCCCCCGCCGGCATCGGCCGACGACGAGATCGTCTACGAGTCCATGCCCTGCATCCGCATCTACAAGAACCGCGTGGAGCGCTACTTCGGCTCCGAGTTCGTCGCCGCCTCCACCGACTCCGCCACCGGCGTCGTCTCCCGCGACCGCACCATCTCCCCTCAAGTCTCCGCGCGCCTCTACCTCCCCCGCCTCCACGCCGACGCGGCCAAGCTCCCCGTCCTCGTCTACTACCACGGCGGCGGGTTCTGCCTCGGCTCCGCCTTCAACCCCACCTTCCACGCCTACTTCAACAACTTCGCCGCGCTCGCCAACGTgctcgtcgtctccgtcgagtACCGCCTCGCGCCCGAGCACCCCGTCCCGGCCGCGTACGCCGACTCGTGGGAGGCGCTGGCCTGGGCCGTCTCCcacgtcgccggcgccggcgccggggacGAGCCGTGGCTCGCCGACCACGCCGACTTCTCCCGCCTCTACCTCGGCGGCGAGAGCGCCGGCGCCAACATCGCGCACCACGTCGCGATGCGGGCGGGCGCGGAGGGGCTGCCCCACGGCGCCAAGATCCACGGCCTCGTCATGATCCACCCCTACTTCCTGGGGACCAACAAGGTGGGCTCCGACGACCTCGACGCCACCGCGCGGGAGAGCCTCGGCAGCCTGTGGCGCGTCATGTGCCCGGCCACCACCGGGGAGGACGACCCGCTCATCAACCCGTTCGTCCACGGCGCGCCGGGCCTCGACGCCCTGGCGTGCGGCCGCGTGCTGGTTTGCATCGGCGAGGGCGACGTGCTCCGCGACCGCGGCCGCCTCTACTACGACCGCCTCACGGCGAGCGGGTGGAGCGGGGAGGCGGAGATATGGCAGGCGCCGGGAAAGGGCCACACTTTCCACCTCCTCGAGCCGCTCTGCGACGAGGCCGTCGCGCAGGACAAGGTCATCAGCGAGTTCCTCAACCGTTGA